The following are encoded together in the Equus quagga isolate Etosha38 chromosome 1, UCLA_HA_Equagga_1.0, whole genome shotgun sequence genome:
- the SGO1 gene encoding shugoshin 1 → MAKERCLKKSFQDSLEDIKKRMKEKRNKNLAEIGKRKSFIAAPCQIITNTSTLLKNYQDNNRMLVLALENEKSKVREAEDIILQLRKECYYLTCQLYTLKEKLTSQEAEGTAQNQEVCLSEMDSNGDNSRDLFVTDLPQVPLQEAHLPGPGESFQIEEQIPTIPNQDRQRFDLDSGEDKSTDNVLPRTVSLRRSLKKRFNNLCQFDTLDDFEISHLSGQSFELERIRFVDPLISVHIPENVEENVCQWNKDQINLSPKLIHPEKSTKTNEDILEYKSEPTKRKHRGAHGRKEKRKANRRRKSKCISKYKWSKSVNKITVSKSKLDGSITSNDAYNFNLEEGVHLTPFRQKMSNDSTREENSYESEVSICESGGSGDDSDDLYLPTCKSSQDLTSESNRGPVTRPQSKRVLKYSAGKETEGPKPTETPTSALPETHQSSHRSLKDITNVPMDPVVKIRKLSLSPKKNKESPAASLPKRRCTASVNYKEPTLASKLRRGDPFTDLCFLNSPIFKQRKDSRCSSKKKV, encoded by the exons ATGGCCAAGGAAAGGTGCCTTAAAAAGTCCTTTCAAGATAGTCTTGAAGACATCAAGAAAcgaatgaaagagaaaaggaataaaaatttggCAGAGATTGGCAAACGAAAGTCTTTTATAGCCGCACCATGCCAAATAATCA CCAACACTTCTACACTGCTAAAAAACTACCAAGACAACAATAGAATGTTAGTTTTagctttggaaaatgaaaaatccaaagtGAGAGAAGCCGAAGATATCATCCTACAGCTGAGAAAAGAATGTTACTACCTCACATGTCAGCTATATACATTGAAGGAAAAACTTACTTCACAAGAAGCAGAAGGAACTGCTCAG AACCAGGAAGTATGTCTTTCTGAAATGGATTCCAATGGTGACAACTCCAGGGATTTATTTGTGACGGATTTACC GCAAGTTCCTCTTCAGGAAGCTCACCTTCCAGGACCAGGAGAATCGTTCCAGATAGAAG agcAAATACCTACCATTCCTAATCAAGACAGACAGAGATTTGATTTGGATTCAGGTGAAGATAAGTCTACTGATAATGTCTTACCTAGAACTGTATCTCTCCGTCGCAGTTTAAAGAAACGTTTTAACAATCTGTGTCAATTCGATACCTTGGATGATTTTGAAATCAGTCACTTGTCAGGACAGTCTTTTGAACTGGAAAGAATTAGATTTGTAGACCCACTAATAAGCGTGCACATACctgaaaatgtagaagaaaatgtttgtCAATGGAACAAGGATCAAATTAACTTATCACCAAAGCTCATTCACCCAGAAAAATCTACTAAAACGAACGAAGACATTTTAGAGTATAAATCTGAACCAACTAAAAGAAAGCATAGAGGTGCGCacggaagaaaagagaaaagaaaagctaacagaaggagaaaatcaaaatgtATATCAAAGTATAAATGGAGCAAAAGTGTAAATAAAATAACTGTTTCCAAAAGTAAGTTGGATGGATCTATCACTTCCAATGATGCTTACAATTTTAATTTGGAAGAGGGTGTTCATCTCACTCCTTTCCGACAAAAAATGAGCAATGATtctacaagagaagaaaacagctATGAATCTGAAGTGAGCATTTGTGAATCAGGTGGTTCAGGAGATGATTCTGATGACCTCTATTTGCCCACTTGCAAGTCCAGTCAAGATCTCACCAGCGAATCAAATAGGGGCCCAGTCACCAGGCCTCAATCTAAAAGAGTGCTAAAATATTCGGCTGGAAAAGAGACAGAGGGTCCTAAGCCAACAGAAACTCCTACCA GTGCGCTACCTGAAACTCACCAGTCATCTCATCGTAGCCTGAAGGATATCACCAATGTCCCCATGGATCCTGTAGTGAAAATCAGAAAACTATCTCTTTCTcccaaaaagaataaagaaagcccAGCAGCGTCTCTGCCTAAGCGCAGGTGCACCGCCAGTGTGAACTACAAGGAACCCACACTCGCTTC GAAACTGAGAAGAGGGGACCCTTTTACAGATTTGTGCTTCTTGAATTCGCCTATTTTCAAGCAGAGAAAGGATTCCAGATGCAGttctaaaaaaaaagtttga